A stretch of Lactuca sativa cultivar Salinas chromosome 6, Lsat_Salinas_v11, whole genome shotgun sequence DNA encodes these proteins:
- the LOC111899516 gene encoding LOW QUALITY PROTEIN: ethylene-responsive transcription factor ERF086 (The sequence of the model RefSeq protein was modified relative to this genomic sequence to represent the inferred CDS: inserted 1 base in 1 codon) — translation MSTPKSSTKIQSLEANPHIDVGFTILQRNTSIPQPTERRGXKKEAEPGRFLGVRRRPWGRYAAEIRDPTTKERHWLGTFDTAQEAALAYDRAALSMKGTQARTNFIYATDHANTNFHSLISPLDVQTLFQPAQLFNAQPSHHATTAKQPINPTNFPQNPNQSGLDKCYQSSIDDHHNFLISEGDNSGYLGSIVPDDYLNPRKNNGNNVNTSHDDPTSQRSYWDQSSQLFPSNDQHEYGDIWGGSNDSSWETLNGYELSAMVNYPDTSSMCEEERQMVGLYDSNLSYELMAGASSNVTNSSTSTSCSYSDIIGVGF, via the exons ATGTCTACCCCAAAATCTTCTACTAAGATCCAATCCCTTGAAGCCAACCCTCATATTGACGTGGGTTTTACGATACTGCAAAGGAACACATCCATTCCTCAGCCAACAGAAAGAAGAG CGAAAAAGGAGGCGGAGCCAGGGCGGTTCCTTGGTGTCAGGAGGCGGCCATGGGGAAGATACGCAGCGGAAATAAGAGACCCCACAACCAAAGAAAGACATTGGCTTGGAACATTTGATACTGCCCAAGAAGCTGCCCTTGCATATGATAGGGCTGCCCTATCCATGAAGGGTACCCAAGCAAGGACCAATTTCATCTACGCTACTGATCACGCTAACACCAATTTTCACTCTCTAATATCTCCTCTTGATGTTCAAACCTTATTCCAGCCTGCACAACTCTTTAACGCACAGCCTTCCCACCATGCTACGACCGCTAAACAACCAATCAACCCTACTAATTTCCCCCAGAATCCAAACCAATCAGGCCTTGACAAGTGCTACCAATCCTCCATTGATGACCACCATAACTTTTTGATTAGTGAAGGTGACAACTCTGGTTACCTCGGCTCCATTGTACCTGATGATTACTTAAACCCCAGAAAAAATAACGGGAATAACGTAAATACAAGTCATGATGATCCGACAAGTCAGCGATCATACTGGGATCAAAGCAGCCAACTTTTTCCTTCTAATGATCAGCATGAGTATGGCGATATCTGGGGTGGTAGTAACGATAGTTCATGGGAGACGTTGAACGGATATGAGCTTTCAGCAATGGTCAACTATCCAGATACATCATCCATGTGCGAGGAAGAACGTCAGATGGTAGGTTTATACGATTCAAACTTGAGTTATGAACTAATGGCTGGTGCTAGTAGCAACGTGACCAATAGTTCAACGAGTACTAGCTGCTCCTATAGTGACATAATTGGCGTTGGGTTTTAA